A window of Mycolicibacterium fluoranthenivorans contains these coding sequences:
- a CDS encoding multidrug effflux MFS transporter, producing the protein MLIAVLALLSAVTPLSIDMYLSAFPEMAAEFGTSASMIQLTLTALLIGLAVGQLVIGPLSDRYGRRTPLLVGSLVCLVASLLCIVSPTAPVLIALRFAQGFGGAAGVVISRAIVADRATGAAAARLFGVLMVIGALAPVIAPVLGGFIVADLGWRAVFAALAVLNALMLLGVVFFTPESLPRDRRRPGGLAALRASTRTVLSNRRYLGYTLALAFVFTALFSYISASPFVLQNIVGLSPRVYSLTFGGCAVVMAVMSALSARLVTRVEPRTLLAAGVAAMVVVTGLLLITVTAGGVAPVPTIALMACFMASMGFIVANAMALATAEVRYAAGTGSAVLGFLQYALGAGASPLVGLAGEHSAVPMGIAMFGAAVLAAVALMVFTRGPRPEPVDTPEHEVAPAVR; encoded by the coding sequence ATGTTGATCGCTGTCCTGGCACTGCTGTCCGCCGTCACGCCGCTGTCCATCGACATGTACCTGTCGGCGTTTCCGGAGATGGCGGCCGAATTCGGCACGTCGGCATCGATGATTCAGCTCACGCTGACCGCGTTGCTGATCGGCCTGGCGGTCGGTCAGCTGGTGATCGGCCCGCTGTCCGACCGCTACGGCAGGCGCACGCCGCTGCTGGTCGGCAGCCTGGTCTGCCTTGTCGCCAGCCTGCTCTGCATCGTTAGTCCGACGGCGCCGGTCCTCATCGCGTTGCGGTTTGCGCAGGGCTTCGGCGGCGCCGCCGGGGTGGTGATCTCGCGCGCCATCGTGGCGGACCGAGCCACCGGGGCGGCGGCCGCCCGGCTGTTCGGCGTGCTGATGGTCATCGGCGCGCTGGCACCGGTCATCGCGCCGGTTCTCGGTGGATTCATCGTCGCCGACCTGGGCTGGCGCGCGGTGTTCGCCGCGCTGGCAGTCTTGAACGCGTTGATGTTGCTCGGGGTTGTCTTCTTCACCCCGGAATCACTCCCGCGTGACCGGCGGCGGCCCGGAGGACTGGCGGCGCTGCGGGCGAGCACCCGAACCGTGCTGTCCAACCGCCGATACCTCGGCTACACGCTGGCATTGGCCTTCGTGTTCACCGCGCTGTTCTCCTATATATCTGCTTCACCGTTCGTACTGCAGAACATCGTCGGGCTGTCCCCTCGGGTGTACTCGCTGACCTTTGGTGGGTGCGCGGTGGTGATGGCCGTGATGAGCGCACTGTCGGCCAGGTTGGTGACGCGTGTCGAGCCTCGTACGCTCCTTGCGGCCGGCGTGGCGGCAATGGTGGTCGTCACCGGACTGCTGTTGATCACCGTCACTGCCGGCGGCGTGGCGCCGGTGCCGACGATCGCGCTGATGGCCTGCTTCATGGCCAGTATGGGTTTCATCGTGGCCAACGCCATGGCGCTGGCCACCGCCGAGGTCCGTTACGCGGCCGGGACCGGTTCAGCCGTGCTGGGTTTTCTGCAGTACGCCCTCGGCGCCGGTGCGTCACCTCTGGTCGGCCTGGCCGGTGAGCACAGTGCGGTACCCATGGGCATCGCCATGTTCGGTGCGGCCGTGCTGGCCGCGGTCGCACTGATGGTCTTCACCCGCGGGCCTCGGCCGGAACCGGTCGACACGCCTGAGCACGAGGTGGCGCCGGCGGTGCGCTGA
- a CDS encoding DUF732 domain-containing protein — protein sequence MKKTKLTALAAIAIATGLTAAAPAAADPAYDRDPDTNFAHELHTYGIYGQKDYNAWIGKLVCKRLYNNVDHTAFDSAKFIGANLDRHNTTEQNWQFLGSALNYYCPDQRVILDQVAAAQH from the coding sequence GTGAAGAAGACCAAACTGACGGCACTGGCGGCCATCGCGATCGCCACGGGCCTCACCGCTGCCGCCCCGGCGGCCGCGGACCCGGCGTATGACCGCGATCCCGACACCAACTTCGCCCACGAGTTGCACACCTACGGCATCTACGGGCAGAAGGACTACAACGCCTGGATCGGTAAACTGGTCTGCAAACGCCTCTACAACAACGTCGACCACACCGCGTTCGACTCGGCCAAGTTCATCGGCGCCAACCTCGACCGCCACAACACCACCGAGCAGAACTGGCAGTTCCTGGGCTCGGCACTGAACTACTACTGCCCCGACCAACGCGTCATCCTCGACCAGGTCGCGGCCGCCCAGCACTAG
- a CDS encoding CynX/NimT family MFS transporter encodes MRPAAGGLLLTVAVVLTALNLRPAITSVGPLLGDMRDALGASGTWAGLLTTLPGLCFAAAGLAAPRLAARIGVDRAITVALVVLSMGLLARVVDGPAVVIGGTLVATAGIALINVLIPVVIKRSFAARIGAMTGIYTAALQGGGALGSAVTPALDAVSGWRTALGAWAALAALALALWLAATRRRGVPVAVAPRVAGHEDPLPRRSMLRSPLAWIITLFFGCQAFLAYVVMGWLPAVFIDGGMSKTTAGLLLGLISVLAVPVSIVIAPAAARRPSQSGWIVGLGALGFVGVTGLAVAPDVAPLLWSVLLGLGMSVFSLALTVIALRSRDAADTAMLSGMVQGIGYLLAGVGPFLFGLLHDLTGGWTVSWAVVLVIYAIQMVTGALAGRNRYV; translated from the coding sequence ATGAGACCGGCAGCCGGTGGGCTGCTGTTGACGGTGGCTGTCGTACTCACTGCCCTCAATCTTCGCCCCGCGATCACCAGTGTGGGGCCGTTGTTGGGCGATATGCGTGATGCGCTGGGCGCTTCCGGGACGTGGGCCGGATTACTCACCACCCTGCCCGGTCTGTGCTTCGCCGCCGCGGGCCTGGCAGCGCCGCGATTGGCGGCCAGGATCGGCGTCGACCGCGCGATCACGGTGGCGCTGGTGGTTCTCAGCATGGGTCTGCTGGCGCGGGTCGTCGACGGGCCGGCGGTGGTCATCGGCGGCACGCTCGTCGCGACCGCTGGTATCGCGTTGATCAATGTGCTCATCCCCGTCGTCATCAAACGGTCCTTCGCGGCGCGGATCGGTGCGATGACGGGTATCTACACCGCGGCCCTGCAGGGCGGCGGCGCCCTCGGTTCGGCGGTCACGCCGGCGCTCGATGCGGTCTCGGGCTGGCGTACCGCCCTCGGCGCCTGGGCGGCGCTGGCGGCGCTCGCGCTGGCACTGTGGCTCGCCGCAACCCGACGACGCGGGGTCCCGGTCGCGGTGGCGCCGCGGGTGGCCGGCCACGAGGATCCGCTGCCGCGCCGATCGATGCTGCGTAGTCCGCTGGCGTGGATCATCACGCTGTTCTTCGGCTGCCAGGCCTTCTTGGCCTATGTGGTCATGGGCTGGCTGCCCGCGGTGTTCATCGACGGCGGGATGAGTAAGACGACCGCCGGGCTACTGCTCGGGCTGATCTCGGTGCTCGCGGTCCCGGTGAGCATCGTGATCGCACCCGCTGCGGCACGCAGACCCAGCCAGAGCGGCTGGATCGTCGGTCTGGGTGCGCTCGGCTTCGTCGGCGTCACCGGGCTGGCCGTGGCGCCGGACGTGGCGCCGTTGTTGTGGAGCGTGCTGCTCGGTCTCGGGATGAGCGTGTTCTCGCTGGCCCTCACGGTCATCGCACTGCGCTCCCGCGATGCCGCGGACACCGCCATGCTGTCCGGCATGGTGCAGGGGATCGGTTATCTGCTGGCTGGGGTTGGACCGTTCCTGTTCGGCCTGCTGCACGATCTGACGGGCGGCTGGACGGTGTCCTGGGCCGTGGTGCTGGTGATTTATGCCATTCAGATGGTGACGGGCGCGCTGGCCGGGCGGAACCGGTACGTGTAG
- a CDS encoding MarR family winged helix-turn-helix transcriptional regulator — protein sequence METTPVSDTHTRELALALHELSWRLTRFGPHRAGLDPLPASELAVLRAVVDEPGLSISDVASIVAMQSSNVSAAVRALINRGLVSKSPHEDDRRVSVLHPTPKARIDKRAIDDALSDGIAEVLAELPTEVVAALLSAAPAMHTLAAALAKSGGSTRTPVARIDNDGADL from the coding sequence ATGGAGACCACTCCGGTGAGCGACACCCACACCCGAGAACTCGCTCTCGCACTGCACGAGCTGTCCTGGCGGTTGACGCGTTTCGGCCCGCACCGCGCCGGCCTCGATCCCCTGCCGGCATCCGAGCTCGCGGTGCTGCGCGCCGTCGTGGACGAACCCGGCCTGAGCATCTCCGATGTCGCGAGCATCGTGGCCATGCAGTCGAGCAATGTCAGCGCCGCCGTCCGGGCCCTGATCAACCGCGGATTGGTCTCGAAATCGCCACACGAAGATGACCGGCGCGTATCGGTATTGCACCCAACACCCAAGGCCCGCATCGATAAACGTGCGATCGACGATGCGCTCTCCGATGGCATCGCTGAAGTCCTGGCGGAATTACCGACCGAAGTCGTCGCGGCGCTGCTGTCCGCCGCACCCGCCATGCACACCCTGGCGGCCGCGCTGGCCAAGTCCGGCGGATCCACCAGAACACCGGTTGCCAGAATCGACAACGACGGCGCAGATCTGTGA
- a CDS encoding DUF5078 domain-containing protein — MALTALAGAIATSGIASADATDDYPIPNRILRTPCTAEQIMAAARDVEPVYYERYMIDYNNKPAADQQGAQDRIHWFFSMDYAGRRQYSEDTATNAFYEQMSWRWPNWAKLFFNNKGVAAHTTDICQNYPAGDMSVWDWH, encoded by the coding sequence ATGGCCCTGACCGCCCTGGCCGGCGCCATCGCCACCTCTGGCATCGCCTCCGCCGATGCCACCGACGACTACCCCATCCCCAACCGCATCCTGCGCACCCCGTGCACCGCCGAACAAATCATGGCCGCCGCACGCGACGTCGAACCCGTCTACTACGAGCGCTACATGATCGACTACAACAACAAACCCGCCGCCGACCAACAAGGCGCCCAAGACCGCATCCACTGGTTCTTCTCCATGGACTACGCCGGCCGCCGGCAATACTCCGAAGACACCGCCACCAACGCCTTCTACGAACAAATGTCCTGGCGCTGGCCCAACTGGGCCAAACTGTTCTTCAACAACAAAGGCGTCGCCGCCCATACCACCGACATCTGCCAGAACTACCCGGCAGGCGACATGTCCGTCTGGGACTGGCACTAG
- a CDS encoding C40 family peptidase codes for MFALASLLALVNQVSGTPYIPGGDSPAGTDCSGLASWVSNAATNRPVFGDRFHTGNEERALLARGFKYGTAPGTLVIGWNGGHTAVTLPDGTPVSSGEGGGGVRIGGGGAYQPQFTHHMYLPMPADAAPTDPSAPVDAPPIPVEFLPPAPADVPAVPVDFTPPAPQDAVPPAPADMPPAPVAPPAPDTIPV; via the coding sequence ATGTTTGCTCTTGCGTCGCTACTGGCGCTCGTCAACCAGGTTTCGGGAACGCCGTATATTCCGGGCGGGGACAGCCCAGCAGGAACGGATTGCTCGGGCCTGGCATCCTGGGTCAGCAACGCCGCGACCAACCGCCCGGTCTTCGGGGACCGCTTCCACACCGGGAACGAAGAACGTGCACTGCTGGCCCGCGGCTTCAAGTACGGCACCGCGCCCGGCACCCTGGTGATCGGCTGGAACGGCGGTCACACCGCGGTGACGCTGCCCGACGGCACGCCGGTCTCCTCCGGTGAAGGCGGCGGTGGAGTGCGGATCGGTGGCGGTGGCGCGTACCAGCCGCAGTTCACCCACCACATGTACCTGCCCATGCCCGCCGATGCGGCGCCGACCGACCCGAGCGCTCCGGTCGACGCGCCGCCGATCCCGGTCGAATTCCTGCCGCCCGCTCCGGCGGACGTCCCGGCGGTGCCCGTCGACTTCACCCCACCGGCGCCGCAGGATGCCGTACCACCGGCTCCGGCCGATATGCCGCCGGCACCGGTGGCCCCGCCGGCTCCGGACACCATCCCGGTCTGA